Proteins encoded within one genomic window of Rubritalea squalenifaciens DSM 18772:
- a CDS encoding sirohydrochlorin chelatase has protein sequence MGEKQECVILMDNGSLRPEATLSLRGLAEELGARIERKVFPVSLLHSSKVDAEKLGGQKADVMVPFLKRQYAAGVRRFLVVPLFFGPSAAFKEYLPGRLEELRNEGLADLVVQFAEPMVAMDEVDREVAKVMADQVRATISGQGLDKPAVAMVDHGTPLRAVNKVRERVAALLAEELGDDVSSVRACSMERREGEEYDFNEPLLERLLGSEGYTTDVVTSLLFAAPGRHAGDGGDVDQICRSAMSSDPGMRIFRTGLFSNDAKKVSAILAERYLKLTKGVV, from the coding sequence ATGGGAGAAAAGCAGGAATGCGTGATATTGATGGACAATGGCTCGTTGAGGCCTGAAGCGACCCTGAGTTTGAGGGGCTTGGCTGAGGAGCTGGGAGCGAGAATTGAGCGCAAAGTGTTTCCGGTTTCCCTGCTGCACTCTAGTAAGGTGGATGCCGAGAAGTTGGGTGGGCAGAAGGCGGATGTGATGGTTCCCTTCCTGAAGAGGCAATATGCGGCGGGTGTGAGGCGCTTTTTGGTGGTGCCGCTGTTCTTCGGTCCGAGTGCGGCATTCAAGGAATATTTGCCTGGGAGGCTGGAGGAATTGAGGAATGAGGGATTGGCTGATCTTGTGGTGCAATTCGCTGAGCCGATGGTAGCTATGGATGAAGTGGATAGAGAGGTTGCAAAGGTGATGGCGGATCAGGTCAGGGCCACAATCTCTGGGCAAGGTCTGGATAAGCCGGCTGTAGCGATGGTAGATCATGGGACGCCTTTAAGAGCGGTGAATAAGGTGCGTGAGAGGGTGGCTGCACTACTGGCTGAAGAGCTGGGGGACGATGTGTCCAGCGTGAGAGCTTGCTCGATGGAGAGAAGAGAGGGGGAGGAGTACGATTTCAACGAGCCGCTGCTCGAGCGATTGCTGGGGAGTGAGGGGTATACAACGGATGTCGTGACGTCTCTTCTCTTTGCGGCTCCTGGGCGCCACGCAGGTGATGGTGGAGACGTGGATCAAATCTGTAGGTCAGCGATGAGCTCTGATCCCGGAATGAGAATCTTCCGGACAGGCCTCTTTTCTAATGATGCAAAAAAAGTGTCAGCAATCTTGGCTGAGCGGTATTTGAAGCTGACGAAGGGAGTTGTATAA
- a CDS encoding Gfo/Idh/MocA family protein, which translates to MDRRQFSGITAAVGAGVMAAPSILRGQGANNKELKIGLIGCGGRGTGAATQALSADKNVKLWAMADVFEGQLTGSLGRLSGFGAKVDVPKERQFVGLDAFQKLIESGVDVVLLGTPPGFRPQHLRAAIEAGKHVFAEKPMAVDMAGVRSVLESAELAKKKNVSIQHGYCWRFAPQVRDMYTRIHDGEFGRVTSVYGTYLASPPKVIMPPSARKAEWSDVEWQLHNWINFDHFSGGPLLEQAVHTVDKVAWAMNDAAPIAAVATGGLTRDQDGGNIYDHYSVAYEYADGVFCHVGQRQFRGAHNETIDRVFCEKANVTGPGRPSAFDPSGKRIWMSKVKGQNMYQVCHNEFFAAIREGKIINTGEYMANSTALGLLGREAAHSGKRLTWEQLWKSEQDLAPDDLKMGDSFTPAPIPQPGKYKFV; encoded by the coding sequence ATGGATCGTAGACAATTTTCAGGAATCACAGCCGCCGTTGGTGCGGGTGTCATGGCTGCTCCTAGCATCCTTCGCGGACAGGGAGCGAACAACAAAGAGCTCAAGATCGGTCTAATCGGTTGCGGTGGCCGTGGTACTGGTGCCGCTACTCAAGCCCTCAGCGCTGACAAGAATGTCAAACTCTGGGCCATGGCAGATGTTTTTGAAGGTCAGCTTACAGGCTCCCTCGGGCGTTTGAGCGGTTTTGGGGCCAAAGTAGATGTGCCTAAAGAGCGCCAGTTCGTAGGTCTTGATGCCTTCCAGAAGCTCATTGAATCCGGTGTGGATGTAGTTCTTCTCGGTACGCCTCCAGGATTCCGTCCGCAGCACCTTCGCGCTGCGATCGAGGCTGGCAAGCATGTGTTTGCTGAGAAGCCTATGGCTGTGGACATGGCTGGTGTACGCTCCGTGCTTGAGTCTGCAGAGCTTGCCAAGAAGAAGAATGTTTCCATCCAGCACGGCTACTGCTGGCGTTTCGCCCCACAGGTGCGTGACATGTACACACGTATTCATGATGGTGAGTTTGGCCGCGTGACTAGCGTTTACGGTACCTACTTGGCCAGCCCTCCGAAGGTGATCATGCCTCCTTCCGCTCGCAAGGCCGAGTGGTCAGATGTGGAGTGGCAGCTTCACAACTGGATCAATTTCGACCACTTCTCAGGCGGTCCTCTTCTTGAGCAAGCCGTCCACACTGTGGATAAGGTTGCTTGGGCGATGAATGATGCAGCTCCTATCGCTGCTGTGGCTACAGGTGGCCTCACCCGTGATCAAGACGGTGGTAACATCTATGACCACTACAGCGTGGCCTATGAGTATGCTGACGGTGTATTCTGTCACGTGGGTCAGCGCCAGTTCCGTGGTGCTCACAATGAGACCATTGACCGAGTTTTCTGTGAAAAGGCTAATGTGACTGGCCCCGGCCGTCCATCAGCATTTGATCCGAGTGGCAAGCGCATCTGGATGAGTAAGGTGAAAGGCCAGAACATGTATCAGGTGTGTCACAACGAGTTTTTCGCGGCCATCCGCGAAGGCAAGATCATCAACACGGGTGAGTACATGGCTAACTCCACTGCTCTCGGTCTGCTCGGTCGTGAAGCTGCTCACTCCGGTAAGCGTCTTACTTGGGAGCAGCTCTGGAAGTCTGAGCAGGATCTAGCTCCGGACGATCTCAAGATGGGTGATTCCTTCACACCGGCTCCGATTCCTCAGCCTGGCAAGTACAAGTTTGTCTAA
- the metF gene encoding methylenetetrahydrofolate reductase [NAD(P)H] encodes MHIQDIIKQDGPSLSFEFFPPRTKEASDALYETIAELEPYKPSFVSVTYGAGGTTRDLTHDLVLRIKETTAIPPVPHLTCIGHTKAEIESILIRYAEAGVSNILALRGDPPRDNPNYDRSGDDFKFAADLVAFIKKFNESGRHPDPRGFGIGVAGFPEGHPATPNRMLEMEYLKAKVDAGADYICTQLFFDNHDFLDYRERCEIEGIHIPILAGIMPVTSTKGMKRMAELAEGARYPAKLLRALQRAGDNPESVERVGIHYAAQQCAELLDADVAGIHFYTLNKSKATREIYASLGLSQLQS; translated from the coding sequence ATGCATATTCAGGACATCATCAAACAAGACGGCCCGTCCCTCTCATTCGAATTCTTCCCTCCCCGGACCAAGGAGGCATCCGATGCCCTTTACGAAACGATCGCCGAGCTGGAGCCCTATAAACCATCGTTTGTTTCAGTCACCTATGGCGCCGGCGGCACCACCCGTGACCTGACACACGACCTGGTACTCAGGATCAAGGAGACCACCGCGATTCCTCCCGTGCCCCACCTCACCTGCATCGGCCACACCAAGGCTGAGATCGAGTCCATCCTCATCAGATACGCCGAGGCAGGGGTTTCCAATATTCTCGCCCTCAGAGGGGACCCACCGCGTGACAACCCGAACTATGATCGCTCTGGCGATGATTTCAAGTTTGCTGCTGACCTGGTAGCCTTCATTAAGAAATTCAACGAATCCGGCCGTCACCCAGACCCTCGCGGCTTTGGCATCGGTGTAGCAGGCTTCCCAGAAGGCCACCCGGCTACCCCCAACCGCATGCTCGAAATGGAGTACCTCAAAGCCAAGGTCGATGCTGGGGCTGACTACATCTGCACCCAGCTCTTTTTCGACAATCACGATTTCCTCGACTACCGCGAACGCTGCGAGATCGAGGGCATTCACATCCCGATTCTCGCCGGCATCATGCCAGTGACCTCCACCAAGGGGATGAAACGCATGGCTGAGCTCGCCGAAGGTGCACGTTACCCGGCCAAGCTACTGAGAGCGCTACAGAGAGCCGGAGACAATCCGGAATCTGTGGAACGCGTTGGTATTCACTACGCTGCACAACAATGCGCCGAGCTACTCGACGCCGATGTAGCCGGAATCCACTTCTACACCTTGAACAAATCGAAGGCCACACGTGAAATTTATGCAAGTTTAGGCTTGAGCCAACTCCAGTCTTAG
- a CDS encoding carboxy terminal-processing peptidase, with protein MKVRKSIRNVLLGGLAMASTATALQAEEATDFNQVGKQMSIMLQNRHYDRMPFDDELSQRILKLYLNDLDYGKLFFTQEDVDMLAKKYGNELDDLMIKAKSMDVAAEVYELYQKRVHERIAYANDLLKKGKFNVDSDATMKRARRDMDEPTLKGWPADKKASDELWTKVIEEAYLSEVLRRKTIETRAKEQGKDNPLKDEKPINEKLALRYERILHAADEVDSEDIADYLLSAVAKAYGPHTDYFSAREMDRFMSGMNNGFVGIGALLQAEDDGATKIMGVVVGGPADKGGELKLNDRIIAVDPLNSGEMVDIMFMKIDKVVDMIRGKEGTSVRLKVEPADGGEPKFIVIERGKVEMKDEFAKGQIIESKKEDGVAQRIGVITLPSFYADFKTGEVRCSEDVRVLLERMNEEEVDGLILDLRGNGGGSLDEVRRMTGFFTGAGPVVQVKDYLGRIDMKSSFQKAIFDKPMVCLIDKASASASEILAGALQDYNRAVIIGTSSTFGKGTVQQPMDISRMMPFFAKRDRAGYLKPTIQKFYRVSGSSTQKKGVEADIVLPNIMDALEIGEDKLYYPLAHDVIRKAPGYTSEPREGLFIANLKGGSVKRLAENKDFQYIVEDVNRMKERIEKNEVSLNLKEREKELAEVETRTKERNKERIERFAKMEKQDKSLYTFYRLNLDDVEAKELQKMDPTKDDDSYMRRSEDDDKDLDTTPEWPTRLDPVKRESMAILSDLIELTTRAKMAGVNNE; from the coding sequence ATGAAAGTGAGAAAATCCATCCGCAATGTTCTCCTCGGTGGTCTGGCCATGGCTTCGACCGCGACTGCTCTTCAAGCGGAGGAGGCAACAGACTTTAACCAGGTGGGCAAACAGATGTCCATCATGCTGCAGAACCGACATTATGATCGAATGCCGTTTGATGACGAGCTGAGTCAGCGCATCTTGAAGCTTTATCTCAATGATTTGGATTACGGTAAGCTGTTTTTCACCCAAGAGGATGTAGACATGCTGGCCAAAAAGTATGGCAATGAGCTGGATGATCTCATGATCAAGGCCAAGAGCATGGATGTGGCTGCAGAGGTCTATGAACTTTACCAGAAACGTGTTCACGAGCGTATCGCCTACGCCAATGATCTGCTGAAAAAGGGGAAGTTCAATGTAGATTCCGATGCCACTATGAAGCGTGCTCGTAGAGATATGGACGAGCCTACTCTCAAAGGCTGGCCGGCTGACAAGAAGGCCTCCGATGAGCTGTGGACCAAGGTGATCGAGGAAGCTTATCTTTCAGAAGTATTACGCCGCAAGACCATTGAAACGCGTGCCAAAGAGCAGGGTAAAGACAATCCACTCAAGGATGAGAAGCCGATCAACGAGAAGCTGGCTCTCCGCTATGAGCGCATCTTGCATGCTGCAGACGAGGTGGACAGCGAGGATATCGCGGATTACTTGCTGAGCGCTGTGGCGAAAGCCTATGGCCCGCACACAGATTATTTCAGTGCCCGTGAAATGGATCGTTTCATGTCAGGCATGAACAATGGATTCGTGGGTATCGGTGCTCTTTTGCAGGCTGAAGACGATGGCGCGACCAAGATTATGGGCGTGGTTGTCGGTGGTCCTGCTGACAAGGGCGGTGAGTTGAAGCTCAACGACCGTATCATCGCAGTGGACCCGCTGAATTCAGGTGAGATGGTCGATATTATGTTCATGAAGATCGACAAGGTCGTGGACATGATTCGCGGGAAGGAAGGCACGAGCGTGCGCCTCAAGGTGGAGCCAGCTGATGGTGGTGAGCCTAAGTTTATCGTGATCGAGCGCGGCAAGGTGGAAATGAAAGATGAATTTGCCAAGGGGCAAATCATCGAGTCCAAGAAGGAAGACGGTGTTGCCCAGCGAATTGGTGTGATCACTCTTCCATCCTTCTATGCCGACTTTAAGACCGGTGAAGTACGTTGCTCAGAAGATGTTCGTGTACTTCTTGAGCGTATGAATGAAGAGGAAGTTGATGGTCTTATCCTCGACCTTCGTGGAAATGGCGGTGGTTCACTGGATGAAGTCAGACGCATGACTGGTTTCTTCACAGGTGCTGGCCCAGTGGTCCAGGTAAAGGATTACCTCGGCCGCATTGATATGAAGAGCAGCTTCCAGAAGGCAATTTTTGACAAGCCGATGGTGTGCTTGATCGATAAAGCGAGTGCATCTGCCAGTGAGATTCTTGCTGGTGCTTTGCAAGACTACAACAGGGCCGTGATCATTGGTACTAGCTCTACTTTTGGTAAGGGTACCGTGCAGCAGCCTATGGATATCTCCCGCATGATGCCTTTCTTTGCCAAGCGTGACCGTGCTGGCTATCTCAAGCCAACGATTCAGAAGTTCTACCGTGTCAGTGGTAGCTCCACTCAGAAGAAAGGTGTAGAGGCGGATATCGTACTGCCGAACATCATGGATGCTCTGGAGATCGGTGAAGACAAGCTCTACTACCCACTCGCGCATGATGTGATCCGTAAGGCTCCAGGCTACACATCTGAGCCAAGAGAAGGACTTTTCATTGCCAATCTCAAGGGCGGCAGCGTGAAGCGTCTGGCGGAAAACAAAGATTTCCAGTACATCGTGGAAGATGTGAACCGTATGAAGGAGCGCATCGAGAAAAACGAAGTTTCACTCAACCTCAAAGAGCGTGAGAAAGAACTTGCCGAGGTGGAGACCCGTACTAAAGAGCGTAATAAAGAGCGTATCGAACGCTTCGCTAAAATGGAGAAGCAGGATAAATCCTTGTACACTTTCTACCGTCTGAATCTTGATGATGTGGAAGCCAAGGAACTCCAAAAAATGGATCCAACTAAGGATGATGATTCCTATATGCGCCGCTCCGAAGATGATGACAAAGATTTAGATACGACTCCTGAATGGCCGACTCGTCTGGACCCAGTGAAGCGCGAGAGTATGGCGATTCTCTCAGATCTGATCGAGCTTACCACCCGTGCCAAAATGGCCGGAGTGAATAACGAATAA
- a CDS encoding SprT-like domain-containing protein, whose translation MSTAHEKIVHAALRDILEQALRRLRVVGGNDLASKVTVVWNSRMRSTAGKAHWPEAKVELNPKLIGISLAEVKRTLLHELAHLLAYHRHKRRRIQPHGREWQQACADLGIPGESVTHNLALPSSRQRRKWRYVCPNCLQSIERVRKMSASSACYHCCQNYNGGKYHSRFRLKAERIA comes from the coding sequence ATGAGCACTGCGCATGAGAAAATAGTACACGCCGCTCTGCGTGATATTCTGGAGCAGGCCTTAAGGCGCTTGCGAGTAGTCGGGGGAAATGATTTGGCCTCCAAGGTGACCGTGGTTTGGAACTCTCGGATGAGGTCTACAGCTGGCAAGGCACATTGGCCCGAGGCCAAGGTAGAACTGAATCCTAAGCTCATCGGTATCAGTTTGGCTGAGGTCAAACGCACTTTGCTCCATGAGTTGGCCCATCTTCTTGCGTACCATCGCCATAAGCGTCGTCGTATCCAGCCGCATGGCAGGGAGTGGCAACAGGCGTGTGCGGACTTGGGGATCCCCGGTGAATCCGTGACTCACAATTTGGCGCTGCCTAGTTCTCGCCAGCGTCGCAAGTGGCGTTATGTCTGCCCAAACTGCCTGCAGAGTATAGAGCGGGTGCGTAAAATGAGTGCTAGCTCAGCTTGTTACCATTGTTGTCAGAACTACAACGGTGGAAAATACCATTCTCGCTTTCGCTTGAAGGCCGAACGTATAGCTTAA
- a CDS encoding acyltransferase family protein — MALPKWTFSTRTPLSLLTAESSLHRADLKTLFQLFKRRTRSGNYLPELDGLRFIAILLVVLFHSYVYFYPKPYPNNYTEVEGAQWISYFMAQGWFGVQVFFIISGFIITLPFAAHWIHGSRKPNIKNYLTRRFIRIEIPYFVALLLGFLILPHISSHSYQDLLPRLGASSLYAHSLIYSGELNPLLPPAWTLEIEIQFYLLAPLLALLFRISHPTLRRGTLLTLAVLSGFLPRLYTNTTMEWLDYTLAAHLPYFLLGMLMTELHLTMESPNKIGFDFIAIPLWLTLPLLLHTPSISFLVPTLLAVTMWMSMHGRALKHFLSRPWIAALGGMCYSIYLFHGAILELVKKHIVDQLIESKIEHSLHNLAPLILTAALVFLSAPLLYLCFEKPFMPKPRQK; from the coding sequence TTGGCTTTACCCAAGTGGACATTCTCCACAAGAACTCCACTTTCGCTGCTTACGGCGGAATCAAGCCTACATAGAGCCGATCTGAAAACGCTGTTCCAACTATTCAAGCGCCGCACCCGTTCAGGAAACTATCTTCCAGAGCTGGACGGCTTGCGCTTTATTGCCATCCTTCTCGTAGTCCTGTTTCATAGCTACGTCTACTTTTACCCCAAGCCTTATCCAAACAACTACACAGAGGTAGAGGGAGCTCAGTGGATTTCCTACTTCATGGCACAAGGTTGGTTTGGCGTGCAGGTCTTTTTCATTATCAGTGGCTTCATCATCACCCTGCCCTTTGCCGCACACTGGATCCATGGATCACGAAAACCTAACATCAAAAACTACCTCACGAGGCGCTTTATTAGAATCGAGATCCCCTACTTCGTAGCATTACTCCTGGGATTCCTAATTCTTCCTCACATCTCCAGCCACAGCTATCAAGACCTGCTGCCCCGACTGGGCGCCAGTAGTCTCTATGCCCATTCTCTAATCTACTCTGGCGAGCTCAACCCCCTCCTGCCTCCAGCCTGGACGCTGGAAATAGAAATCCAGTTCTATCTGCTTGCTCCACTACTGGCTCTACTCTTCCGCATCTCCCACCCCACACTAAGAAGAGGCACACTACTCACCCTGGCCGTACTCTCAGGTTTCCTCCCCAGACTCTATACAAACACCACGATGGAGTGGCTGGACTATACCCTGGCCGCTCATCTCCCCTACTTTCTGCTAGGCATGCTCATGACCGAACTCCACCTAACAATGGAGTCTCCTAACAAAATAGGCTTCGACTTCATCGCTATTCCACTCTGGCTAACCCTACCACTATTACTCCACACTCCATCCATCTCCTTCCTCGTCCCTACACTGCTCGCCGTCACCATGTGGATGAGTATGCATGGTAGAGCTCTAAAACATTTTCTTTCTCGTCCATGGATTGCAGCACTTGGAGGCATGTGCTATTCCATCTACCTTTTTCATGGAGCCATTCTAGAGTTGGTGAAAAAGCATATTGTCGACCAACTCATTGAGAGCAAAATCGAACACTCACTACACAATTTAGCACCACTCATCCTCACAGCAGCGCTCGTATTCCTGAGTGCCCCTCTACTCTATCTTTGCTTTGAAAAGCCCTTTATGCCCAAGCCCAGGCAGAAATAA
- a CDS encoding class I SAM-dependent methyltransferase, with protein sequence MKTPLNEKSSTEDIRQRFDSDVERFSNLDTGQASTIDAPLSMELITQAALAASPSPSRILDLGCGAGNNTLKLLQSLPAGNQAPACDLLDLSAPMLERARERVTAESPASELTTWHGDLREQDLPENSYDIIIAAAVLHHLREDDDWTRTFQKIYALLKPGGSLWVSDLVTQEHPAIHELMWSRYGDYLEDHGGPEYRDSVFAYIEKEDSPRPVTYQLDLMRQVGFTQVDILHKNSTFAAYGGIKPT encoded by the coding sequence ATGAAGACTCCATTAAACGAAAAATCCAGCACCGAGGATATACGCCAGCGCTTTGACAGCGACGTGGAGAGATTCTCCAATCTAGACACAGGACAAGCCTCTACCATCGACGCCCCGCTGAGCATGGAGCTGATCACCCAAGCCGCTCTAGCAGCCAGCCCATCCCCCTCTCGCATCCTGGATCTAGGCTGCGGCGCGGGTAACAACACGCTCAAACTACTGCAATCCCTGCCAGCCGGCAACCAGGCCCCGGCATGCGACCTACTGGATCTCAGTGCCCCGATGCTGGAGCGGGCCAGAGAGCGGGTTACGGCAGAATCCCCAGCCTCCGAACTGACCACATGGCACGGTGACCTGAGGGAGCAGGACCTCCCTGAAAACAGCTATGACATCATCATAGCCGCGGCTGTCCTGCACCACCTCAGAGAGGACGATGATTGGACACGTACCTTCCAGAAAATCTACGCTCTACTTAAACCCGGTGGATCCCTATGGGTCAGCGACTTGGTTACACAGGAACATCCAGCTATCCACGAACTGATGTGGTCTCGCTATGGTGACTACCTGGAAGATCATGGTGGCCCAGAGTACCGTGACTCCGTCTTCGCCTACATAGAGAAAGAAGATTCCCCGCGCCCGGTCACGTATCAGCTGGACTTGATGCGTCAGGTTGGCTTTACCCAAGTGGACATTCTCCACAAGAACTCCACTTTCGCTGCTTACGGCGGAATCAAGCCTACATAG
- the guaB gene encoding IMP dehydrogenase — MAEISLGLSFDDVLLIPQLSGVIPSETDISSWLTKDIGLNIPVVSAAMDSVSETELAIALAREGGIGVIHRNNTIEEQAAMVAKVKRSENAVIQHPLTVTKELTVADVRSIMDAEGFSGFPVVDADKRLLGMVTGRDVRHIANETRTVEEVMTPLERLVTAPANTQIEEARRILYQNRIEKLPLIDAEGKLTGLITGADIEKRITFTSAAKDTNGQLRCGAAVGPGPEFRDRAQALIEAGADALFIDAATGHTTRVIEVVKELTSMSNVPVVAGNVVTAHGARDLVDAGVSAVKVGVGPGSICTTRVIAGVGMPQFTAIQNVASYCRDKGVAVIADGGIRYSGDIVKAMAAGADLVMLGSLLAGTRESPGQTVHFQGRRFKSYRGMGSLGAMNKGSKDRYSQNASGKMVAEGVEGRVPYKGPLADVVFQLMGGLKSGLGYVGASNLNELRERAEFTRITAGGLKESHAHDITITEEPTNYQPSA; from the coding sequence ATGGCAGAGATTTCTCTCGGATTATCTTTTGACGACGTCCTTCTCATTCCGCAATTGAGTGGAGTGATTCCTAGTGAGACGGACATTTCCTCCTGGCTGACTAAAGACATCGGCCTGAATATTCCTGTGGTTTCCGCAGCGATGGACTCTGTGTCCGAAACGGAGCTTGCGATCGCTCTGGCTCGCGAAGGTGGTATCGGTGTGATTCACCGTAACAACACGATCGAAGAGCAGGCCGCGATGGTGGCCAAGGTGAAGCGTAGTGAGAACGCGGTGATCCAACACCCGCTGACCGTGACCAAAGAGCTTACCGTAGCGGATGTGCGTTCGATCATGGATGCAGAAGGTTTCTCCGGTTTCCCGGTAGTGGATGCAGACAAGCGCCTACTGGGTATGGTGACTGGCCGTGACGTGCGCCACATCGCGAACGAGACTCGTACGGTTGAAGAAGTGATGACCCCTCTTGAGCGTCTGGTAACAGCACCTGCGAATACTCAAATTGAGGAAGCGCGCCGTATCCTTTATCAGAATCGCATCGAGAAGCTTCCTCTGATTGATGCAGAGGGTAAACTCACAGGTTTGATCACAGGAGCTGATATTGAGAAGCGCATTACTTTCACCAGTGCAGCCAAAGACACCAACGGTCAGCTCCGTTGCGGTGCAGCCGTGGGACCCGGACCTGAGTTTAGAGATCGTGCCCAGGCATTGATCGAGGCTGGTGCGGATGCTCTCTTCATTGATGCGGCTACTGGCCACACCACCCGTGTTATCGAAGTGGTCAAAGAGCTGACCTCCATGAGCAATGTTCCCGTGGTGGCAGGTAACGTGGTTACTGCCCATGGTGCTCGCGACTTGGTGGATGCAGGTGTGTCAGCAGTTAAGGTAGGTGTGGGACCTGGTTCCATCTGTACTACCCGTGTGATTGCCGGTGTTGGTATGCCCCAGTTCACAGCCATTCAGAATGTGGCATCTTACTGCCGTGACAAAGGCGTGGCCGTGATTGCTGACGGAGGTATCCGCTACTCTGGTGACATTGTGAAGGCCATGGCTGCTGGTGCAGATCTGGTGATGCTTGGTTCACTCCTCGCAGGTACTCGTGAATCTCCAGGTCAGACGGTGCATTTCCAAGGCCGTCGCTTCAAGTCCTACCGCGGTATGGGCTCCCTAGGCGCGATGAACAAAGGCTCCAAAGACCGCTACAGCCAGAACGCCTCCGGCAAGATGGTGGCAGAGGGTGTGGAAGGCCGAGTGCCATACAAGGGTCCTCTTGCAGATGTGGTGTTCCAGCTCATGGGCGGACTGAAGTCCGGCCTAGGCTATGTGGGGGCGAGCAACCTCAACGAACTGCGTGAGCGTGCTGAGTTCACAAGAATTACAGCAGGTGGACTCAAGGAGTCCCACGCACACGATATCACAATCACCGAGGAGCCTACCAACTATCAGCCTAGCGCGTAG
- the guaA gene encoding glutamine-hydrolyzing GMP synthase, whose protein sequence is MNHVAVLDFGSQYTQLIVRRVRELGFFAKLYQPEDLAEIGKPGAIILSGGPMSTSHPDAPDIDFELLKGYGVPVLGVCYGMQLLNIKFGGSVEASDRREYGPAGLYPVASEGLYEGITDKSQVWMSHSDTVKNLGESCKVIAKNQHGTPVSLQWGESFYGIQFHPEVTHSHEGTRILHNFLLTAKDLEPFRIEDFKRELIENIKKTVGDKQVVCGVSGGVDSTVLAVLLNEAGVNVRAIFVDQGLMRKNEAEEVKNNFHRLGVEIEAIDASKLFLDALAGEPDPEKKRVIIGNLFIDVFWDTVGNAEMLAQGTLYPDVIESASNDKSKASKIKTHHNRVDRILELQKQGKVLEPLAELFKDEVRELGHSLGIPDDILNRHPFPGPGLAVRCPGEITLERLNVIRDCDAIFINALKEHGWYDKVWQAYAGLIPVKTVGVKGDERSYEWATNLRAVISEDAMTADWVELPPSLLREVSNKILNEVSGINRVLYDISTKPPASIEWE, encoded by the coding sequence ATTAATCACGTAGCAGTGCTGGACTTCGGTTCCCAGTATACTCAGCTCATCGTACGCCGCGTGCGTGAGCTTGGTTTCTTTGCCAAGCTTTACCAACCAGAGGATCTTGCTGAAATTGGCAAGCCCGGAGCCATCATCCTTTCTGGTGGGCCAATGAGTACCAGTCATCCTGATGCTCCAGATATCGACTTCGAATTGCTTAAAGGCTACGGAGTGCCAGTTCTCGGTGTTTGTTACGGGATGCAGCTGCTGAACATCAAGTTCGGCGGTTCCGTAGAAGCGAGTGATCGTCGCGAGTACGGTCCTGCAGGCCTCTACCCGGTAGCTAGCGAAGGCCTCTATGAGGGTATCACAGACAAATCCCAGGTGTGGATGAGTCACTCCGATACCGTGAAAAACCTTGGTGAAAGCTGTAAGGTGATCGCCAAGAACCAGCACGGAACTCCAGTTTCCCTGCAATGGGGCGAGAGCTTCTACGGCATTCAGTTCCACCCAGAGGTGACTCACTCTCACGAAGGTACACGTATCCTTCATAACTTCCTTCTCACCGCGAAAGATCTTGAGCCATTCCGCATTGAAGATTTTAAGCGTGAGCTGATCGAAAACATCAAGAAGACTGTTGGTGACAAGCAGGTGGTCTGTGGTGTCTCTGGTGGTGTAGATTCCACAGTTCTGGCAGTGCTTCTTAATGAGGCCGGCGTAAACGTGCGAGCCATCTTCGTAGATCAAGGTCTGATGCGTAAGAATGAAGCTGAGGAAGTGAAAAACAACTTCCACCGCCTGGGTGTAGAGATTGAAGCAATTGATGCCTCCAAACTGTTCCTCGACGCTCTGGCTGGTGAGCCCGATCCTGAGAAGAAGCGAGTCATCATTGGTAACCTCTTCATCGACGTATTCTGGGATACTGTGGGTAACGCGGAGATGCTTGCTCAGGGTACGCTTTACCCAGACGTGATCGAGAGTGCTTCTAACGACAAGTCTAAGGCTTCCAAGATCAAGACACACCACAACCGCGTAGACCGCATCCTTGAGCTGCAGAAGCAGGGCAAGGTGTTGGAGCCTCTTGCTGAACTCTTCAAGGATGAGGTTCGCGAGCTTGGCCACTCATTGGGTATTCCAGACGATATTCTTAACCGTCATCCATTCCCAGGTCCTGGTCTTGCGGTACGCTGTCCTGGTGAAATCACCCTCGAGCGCCTGAATGTGATTCGCGACTGTGATGCGATCTTTATCAACGCGCTTAAAGAGCACGGGTGGTACGACAAGGTCTGGCAGGCCTATGCTGGTCTGATTCCAGTCAAGACTGTGGGGGTAAAAGGTGATGAGCGCTCCTATGAGTGGGCCACCAACCTGCGCGCAGTGATTTCCGAAGACGCGATGACTGCCGATTGGGTGGAGCTTCCCCCGAGCTTGCTTCGTGAAGTATCCAATAAGATCCTCAATGAGGTGTCTGGCATCAACCGCGTGCTCTACGATATTTCCACCAAGCCACCGGCAAGTATTGAATGGGAATAA